A part of Perca fluviatilis chromosome 15, GENO_Pfluv_1.0, whole genome shotgun sequence genomic DNA contains:
- the LOC120575274 gene encoding heterogeneous nuclear ribonucleoprotein A0-like: MDLVVSFVKGHDVDLKRAIAQDVANNPDILANVKKVFVIGVRDHIKANNLTEYFSEFGVVEKAVIISDKQTGRKRGFGFVFFEDTDSATKAVLTKYHVSNGNKVEVKKALTRQEMSTGGCKRGRRKGMQDYGGGYGGYDEGGYPNQRLMRVAGSWRHMDCFGGSNQKE; the protein is encoded by the exons ATGGACCTTGTGGTGAGTTTTGTCAAAGGCCACGACGTGGATTTGAAAAGGGCCATAGCACAGGACGTTGCTAATAACCCTGACATCCTCGCCAATGTTAAGAAAGTTTTTGTCATCGGTGTGAGAGACCACATCAAGGCTAACAACCTGACCGAGTACTTCTCCGAGTTCGGCGTGGTGGAGAAGGCTGTGATCATTTCTGACAAGCAGACCGGCAGGAAGAGGGGCTTTGGCTTTGTCTTCTTCGAGGACACCGACTCTGCCACCAAAGCGGTGCTGACAAAGTACCATGTCAGCAATGGGAACAAGGTGGAGGTGAAGAAAGCTCTCACAAGGCAGGAGATGTCCACCGGTGGGTGCAAAAGAGGTCGCAGAAAGGGGATGCAAGATTATGGTGGAGGATATGGGGGATACGATGAGGGAGGATATCCCAACCAGAGACTGATGAG GGTTGCTGGATCTTGGAGACACATGGACTGCTTTGGGGGAAGTAACCAGAAGGAGTGA